CACCTGAAATGAGCCGTGGCATCGATTCATATAAGCACTTCCCTCGTTACTGAGTGCCTGGGAATTACGTTATTTCACCTTCTTCTGTTTCACTATCCACTGTAGGCGTGGCCTTCGTAAAGCCACCCTCCTCTACACAATTGAACTGCAGTAATCGATCTAGGTATCCTGTAGATTTGTGGAGCTTCCTCGGGAATGCCTTGTTTAATCTTGAGGCTTCATTCCACATTTTCATTCGATTTGCTTTACGATTTCGCTTGGACCTATATTATAATTAATTTGATTACAATCTTACTTAACCTTGGTGATGTAGGTTTTATTGGCTTAACGTATGGTAGCGATAATTGGGGTAGCCTGGTGACGCACGAATAATTCGACGCCTTGATGGTGGCATAGTTGCTCCCGTTAGCACGTTTATATTGTTCACGTATGCGTATTACCGATCTTAGTTTAATCCATTCCCCCTTTTGTATGCCGTTATGCGATTTTACAAGATTTGTTATGACCATGTCACTAAGTCCAATTACGACAGCCATAGATGAGGCGTCACTGACTACAAGATCAACTTCCTTTTCCGGGGCTACTTCTAATACACATACCACTAGATCGCCAATACTTTCACCTGCATCGGCAATGAGCTTTATAAAATCCCGATTGATCGCCAAATCATCTACTTTAAGTTTGTCTCGTACCCACTCACGCAGCGAGGACACCGTGGATAAATCTTCATCGTTCACATTAGTCTTTGTACCGCCATACACGACTAAAGCTTCGTCTGCTAGTTTTTTCAGGGCATCTTCGTTATCAGGACATTCAGACGGCTTCTCCTGAGCGTTAGACGTACCATCTTGGCTTTCGGGTGGTTGCTGCTTATTCATGTATAGTTTATTTGGCCATATCCTCATCGATGGGTGATTTTTAGAACTGAGTATAATGTTTACATGTCGTCCTCCAGTTTTATCCACTACCAACTGGGCATCTACACGTTTCATCCGTACGACATCGCCGAAGTTTACATGATATCCCTGTGATGTATAGGGTGATGTAATTTGTATCGAGTAGTCTCTGATTCCATTACTGTTGCTAGATTCGACGGTTGGGTCGATGGCTCTATAGTTGATGATATCCCGTTGTTGGCAGTAGTCTCTATACATAGCGCGTATCATTTCTACAGccactatatatatattgattttgGTCATGTTACTTTTAATTTGGGACAGGGTAATGTATTGTACGGGTTGTTTCATTGCCTTAGGCGATGGCTGCGGGATGGACGAAGCCTCGGTATTAGCTTCATCTACAGATACTTCCACGTCACATGTAGCACTGGATTCCTTTGGATTGTCGTTAGTTTCCTCTTCGACGTCATTCGGTGTCTGATAACTTTCTTGCTGTTCTTCCATATTAGCCTGATCTGTTGGAGCTGCCATTTCTAGGTATGTAGTGAAAGAAGATATATCCACATCAGGCGCTATATGGTTTACAGATCGTGCGATACTCGGGCTTGATTGTGCAATTATATTATCCGGTGACAGggtatacacattttggatTTAAGCATTGCCACTGTTTGCTTGTACATCACGCCATATAGCAACGGCAACGTGTCTGTATGTTATGACTTGTATAAAAAATGATGTCTAAAAGACTAGACAATGCAAATATAACTATCTGTCTTGACCGGCACGATTGTATTTAATCGGTTATATACACTGATTTCTATGCTTTATATAGTTACTAGTTTAACTAGATAGCCATTATATACTAGATGTCTGTAATTATGTGTTGACTTACCATGAAGAAGCACTGCTCACAGCAGGGTATCGATTACCGCTTCCGATGGATTACTAGCAAGTTTTATAGCACATTTACTGTATTATAATGCCCTTAGAAAATAGAAAGCAGGGCGGTATGACGTGATATCCCCATTCTGGCCTTCGTGTTGATGTGTCTATTACTTTGCGCAGTGTGTCTTAGATTACATCTTCCATTGTGTTATGTAGGGCATTAATCAATGGAACGTAGTCATATCGGTTATAATTGAAATGCAGTTACCTAAATTGGTGATAGTTCTGGAGGATGCTAGTTTGCTGAGCACCGATGTAAGTTGCCCTAGGAGGTACACACACCTAGGCCCATTGGTCTGAATATCTATGGATTCCTGGCTTATTTACGTTACAGAAAGAATCTAGGGTCGACATTTTACACCAATCGTTGTTGGTATTACTAGATAGTCCACTGAATAAGGTACGTTTCGGGTATATTAGGATGAAACCTACAGAATGGCTTCCTGAAAGTATTGATTAGGACAGATGACGGCAACCTAGTTGAGGTTTCTCCACATTTACGTGTTCCTCGTACACCGAAGCAGTTTGAGAGTCTTTTGGTATACTTGCTGTACAAGCGGCACGTGAAATCGCAAGAGCGTGATGCCATATTAATGCGGGTACGTTCATTCCATTAGTTATATACGATACAGtttattaaaaatgaaatagaAATTGCGTTACCTCCTGGATCCCGTAGATTTGGTTTATCTGTTGGTGGCCGACAAGTGAAGTTGAAGGACTTTTGCCACCAGTTCAAGGCGGTTGACTATCCTGTAGTATTCCACATCGGTGCTGTATCGCATACTCACCCTAAGGGCACTGTTGAGCATGTGGAGGAGGTATTATCAATATCTGACCACGGACTCACGGCAGCTCACGTCTGCGCTAAGGTCTGCAGCGAGTTTGAATATTTACTCGGGGTGTTGTAATTACCATGACGCTAGATTGTACAAATTGTCTGACTTAATTTAACCTTGTCTAGTTTGTGTGCTAAAATTATAAACATTAACGTAGGACAAATTTGTTAGTGTATTAGTACGAAGGAATGTATGTTACCGTGCGATTTTGCTGAACAGGGAAACCTTTGCGAATAATCAGTGGCGTGTAGTTGCAGTGGTAGAACCTGAGAACAGATTACCTGCAAAGGCAGATAGATTTTGGCAAACCGTCATGAAGCTGTCCAACGCACTGTTAATTGCCTTTGTTATCATGTTTTCTGATTTTGCCTTCTTGGCTGGAGATTCAACTTTCTTTGCATCGTGTACGACTTCACGCCTGCGCTTAGATGTCGTAGTTCTCTTTGCAATTTCGGGCACTTCTTTCTGTTTTACTGGTGCTTTTACGGCTGGAGTAACCTTCTCAGTTGCTGGTTTCTTTGTTTCGACCTTCTTCACGACGGGTGTTGGCTTTGTGGTCTTGGCTACGGTGGCATTCTTGTCCTTAGAACCTTTTTCAATTACCACGGGAGTGCTTTTTTTCGCACCCTTTTTAGCAGTCTGCAACATTATCACAGTATTGAGTAACTATGATGGACACTAACACACACTGTCCACTTAATTCAAGATCAATTACAGGAATAGTGTTAACCGTGACCCTTAGTAAACCAATATTAACATTCTCTACCAAACAGCACGTTTCATTGGTAAGGCACACAGCAATTTTACAAATTACCTACCTTTTTGCGGTTGGACGTAGGAGCCATTTCCGGAAATGTGTAAGGGAATGTATGACTACAAGCGAACCAAAGAGTGATAAGTGTGTATCCACGCAACTACTAAGTATTTAAAATTATAGACCGTATCTAGTGGATGCACTCTTGTGCTCGCGCCGTACCCAGAGCGGGCTACTTGCGTGTGTCGTCACCGGCCGATATCTACGATGGTATCCTACAAATTGTAAACTAGAATACAACTGCACTAACCTTTGGCACACCTCCAACAAAGCGAATTGCTGCTGGGTATGCTTTACACTTGTATGTCTGTGGGCATTCCGCAAGGGGCATCCAGGCGAAGGCAGCCTTCGGTTCCATTTTGGACCTGTCCCTTATAAATGATACGAAACCAAGTGGCAAATGGTTAGATTCAGATACCAACAAGTAAAGAGGGACTTCAGCCTCCATGGTTTCCAACATTAGTTCTAATTCTTCTGCACTTACACGTGGGATGTCTGCATCTGAGGTGGCCACTTCACTAACATCACTGTGGTCGTAGCCAAGGTACAACTTCTGCCGTGCTTGCACGAACTCAAAGTCGTATTGGTAACAGTTTTCTGTGTTTTTGAATGCGATAAAGGCGTCCAGCGGATTGGTACAACCGAAGCGTTGCATTTCTCTGTAGATAATGTCCACCTCGGTGCTTTCCGGCAGTGTGACACTCCCTTTTGATTCTTTCAGCAGCAATTGCTTTGCTTTCACCACTTTGGATATTACCGATAACACGAATGCCTTGGTTACACCTTCATAGTGTTCCACTCCCGGGCACCTCGGGTACCCGCCGTCAAGAACGGCGTTGTACATCATTTCCACTCCATTGATGTACATTTGCACTTGGTCGTCCTATAAACAGATTAATCTATAAACCAGATCCACGTTATTGTCCTACTGAATGACAGTAACCACTTCATGTCTCAATTAAAAGGCATATcacatgtatatatgaacTTTATAAGACAACAGATTAGCAATGAACCACGGTTTTGGTGTAAAGGCCTTATGCCATTGATAGATTAATACACGGGCACAATAACAATGCACTAGACTAAGTGATAACTACAACGGGTAGTAATCATATTCACCACTTACGCTTTTAAATCGATTGATGGCTTCATCAAGTGTTGCAGCATCCACACCAAACTCTTCGAGAACAGAATCCTGTACATTACGCAGCTTTATCTGGACCCATTCCTGATCAAGAATGGCACGGACAGCATCTTTGGATAATGGAGTTTCACCATTGTGCGCCGCGGCAACGCTGTTGATCGAACTGATGATAGATGTCTACATCGTGTAACACGCCTACCTGGCAATGTCATTGAAAACTAAGAATAGCGCCTTGGAGTTCTTTTGTAGTATAGGAATCAactggtatatattgtcGAAAGAGGTCCCGAAACTCAATAACCAAGAGACTAGGCGATTTTTACGCCAATTGTTACAAGACAGCACACATGCTGCCGCAACAACAACTGCCAGAGTCGCAACCTCGATCCTGAGGTCCCTTCCCTTAGCAACCATTATACATACATTAATTAAATGGCCATTAATTAAAAAATTCGTTCATTTCCCCATAGATGCTTGACGTGCCGATGGCTTAATGGAAGGCTTGCCATTCAGTCAATATCAATGGCGGACCAAGAGTCGGTGGTAGCGATTCGTAAAGAAATTGAGGCCTTTATAGTCAAGCTAAAGGATGGAACCTTTAGCAATGACGAGGTAAGTTACACACTGTTAATCATAATGCCTACACAGGTACATGCCGTGTTAGCCACGCTTCGGCGACTAGAAACCTTGGATATTGACAGAAGCATGCTTCAAAATACGCGCATAGGTGTAATATTGACAAAACTAAGTAAATACGATGTTGAAGGCATCGATGAGATCAAGAATCTGGCATCCAACTTGACCACTAGGTGGAAAGATTCATTGCGTAGGCAGGCTTCAGGCGACAACAGTCTTGAATCTAGTTCATCAAAGCGCAAAAAGAGCGATGCTTCTACAGATCAAGCTGCTGCTGAGCCCCGTTATCGTCATTCGTATCACAATGATGATATCCGTGATAAGGCAATTATATACCTTTTCAAGTCACTATTGGCGGGAAAGGAGAATGTGTATGACCATAAAAAGGCAGGTCGTTTAGCTTACGACATGGAAGCTGGTTTGTTTTCAAGATACCTCTATAATCAAAACAATCAAAAGGATTATACACTTAAGCTGAAGTCGATTGCCTTTAACCTCAAGGACCCAAAGAACTCGACCTTCAGTGACAAGATATACAATGGAGATATAGAACCGAGGTCGGTTGCTATTATGGAAGCTGCTGAAATGGCCAGTGAGGAGAAGAAGATGGAGCGCATAAACATACTACAGGAATCACTAGAGGCATGCCAGTCAGACTGGGCTGTGAAGAACATATTATTGTCCAAGGAGGGCAAGAAAAAAGGCCAGTTCAAGTGTTTAAAGTGTCATTCCATGGAAACTGTATATTACCAGCTTCAAACTCGGTCTAGTGATGAGCCCATGACCACATTCGTAACATGTCTTGAGTGCAACAATCGATGGAAGTTTTAATGTTTCATGTATACATCGCATAAA
This is a stretch of genomic DNA from Babesia bovis T2Bo chromosome 1, whole genome shotgun sequence. It encodes these proteins:
- a CDS encoding EMG1/NEP1 methyltransferase family protein, whose translation is MQLPKLVIVLEDASLLSTDKESRVDILHQSLLVLLDSPLNKNGFLKVLIRTDDGNLVEVSPHLRVPRTPKQFESLLVYLLYKRHVKSQERDAILMRFIKNEIEIALPPGSRRFGLSVGGRQVKLKDFCHQFKAVDYPVVFHIGAVSHTHPKGTVEHVEEVLSISDHGLTAAHVCAKVCSEFEYLLGVL
- a CDS encoding Transcription factor S-II (TFIIS) central domain family protein, which gives rise to MADQESVVAIRKEIEAFIVKLKDGTFSNDEVHAVLATLRRLETLDIDRSMLQNTRIGVILTKLSKYDVEGIDEIKNLASNLTTRWKDSLRRQASGDNSLESSSSKRKKSDASTDQAAAEPRYRHSYHNDDIRDKAIIYLFKSLLAGKENVYDHKKAGRLAYDMEAGLFSRYLYNQNNQKDYTLKLKSIAFNLKDPKNSTFSDKIYNGDIEPRSVAIMEAAEMASEEKKMERINILQESLEACQSDWAVKNILLSKEGKKKGQFKCLKCHSMETVYYQLQTRSSDEPMTTFVTCLECNNRWKF